A genome region from Dickeya dadantii NCPPB 898 includes the following:
- a CDS encoding glutathione peroxidase, translating to MSNTLYAIPLQTIDGRQASLENWRNNVLLVVNVASQCGLTKQYEALENLYETYRDRGFAVLGFPSNEFAGQEPGSNEEINAFCRGTFGVQFPMFGKINVNGSGRHPLYQALIQAQPEALRPQGSEFYERRVSKGQAPAHPGDILWNFEKFLVNRRGEVIARFSPDMTPDDGAIIKAIEQALAQ from the coding sequence ATGAGCAATACGCTATACGCAATTCCCCTGCAAACCATCGATGGCCGTCAGGCATCACTGGAAAACTGGCGCAATAATGTGCTGCTGGTAGTCAACGTCGCCTCGCAGTGCGGGCTGACCAAGCAGTATGAAGCGCTGGAGAATCTGTACGAAACCTATCGTGACCGCGGATTCGCGGTACTGGGCTTCCCTTCCAACGAATTCGCCGGGCAGGAACCGGGCAGCAACGAAGAGATCAACGCGTTTTGTCGCGGGACCTTCGGCGTACAGTTCCCGATGTTCGGCAAAATTAACGTCAACGGGAGCGGGCGTCACCCGTTGTATCAGGCGCTGATTCAGGCACAGCCGGAGGCGCTGCGACCACAAGGTAGCGAATTCTACGAGCGCCGCGTTAGCAAAGGGCAGGCACCGGCTCATCCGGGCGATATCCTGTGGAACTTCGAGAAATTTCTGGTTAACCGCCGTGGCGAGGTGATAGCACGTTTCTCTCCGGATATGACGCCGGATGACGGCGCGATTATCAAAGCGATTGAGCAGGCGCTGGCGCAATAA
- the btuC gene encoding vitamin B12 ABC transporter permease BtuC: MQSTPVRYTQLKQQQRRRDRQRLLGLWLLLVVGVAMSLCAGERWIGPTHWLDSDASLFIWQLRLPRTLAVMLVGAGLAMGGAVMQAVFDNPLAEAGLLGVSSGAGVALVLAVLIGQGLLPVWSLSLCAIAGALLVTLMLLRFSRSGVSNARLLLIGVALSIICNALMTWAVYFSTSLDLRQLMYWMMGSFSGVDWRYGGLMLLMLPLLVWLARCGGVLNQLALGEMAARQLGVAVFYWRNVLVLAMGVLVGVSVALAGVIGFVGLVIPHILRLCGLTDQRYLLTGCGLAGAVVLMLADTLARTLLATAELPVGVVTATLGAPWFIWLLLRHQA, from the coding sequence ATGCAGTCAACCCCGGTGCGTTATACCCAATTGAAACAGCAACAGCGCAGGCGAGATCGTCAGCGGTTGTTGGGGTTATGGCTGTTGCTGGTGGTCGGCGTGGCGATGAGCCTGTGCGCCGGCGAGCGCTGGATTGGGCCGACGCACTGGCTGGACTCGGACGCATCGTTATTCATCTGGCAGCTCAGGTTGCCGCGCACGCTGGCGGTGATGCTGGTCGGGGCGGGGCTGGCGATGGGCGGCGCGGTAATGCAGGCGGTGTTCGATAATCCGCTGGCGGAGGCGGGGCTGCTCGGCGTATCCAGCGGCGCCGGCGTGGCGCTGGTGCTGGCGGTGTTGATCGGGCAAGGTTTGCTGCCGGTCTGGAGCCTTAGCCTGTGCGCCATCGCGGGCGCGCTGTTGGTCACACTGATGCTGCTGCGTTTTTCCCGCTCCGGGGTATCCAACGCGCGTCTGCTGCTGATCGGGGTGGCGCTGAGCATTATCTGTAATGCGCTGATGACCTGGGCGGTCTATTTCAGCACCAGCCTTGATTTGCGCCAACTGATGTACTGGATGATGGGGAGCTTCAGCGGGGTCGACTGGCGCTACGGCGGATTGATGTTACTGATGCTGCCGCTGCTGGTCTGGCTGGCGCGCTGCGGCGGGGTGCTCAATCAACTGGCGCTGGGCGAGATGGCTGCCCGGCAACTGGGGGTCGCGGTGTTTTACTGGCGTAATGTGCTGGTGCTGGCGATGGGCGTTCTGGTGGGCGTCAGCGTGGCGCTGGCTGGTGTGATCGGCTTTGTCGGGTTGGTCATCCCGCATATTTTGCGCTTGTGCGGGCTGACCGATCAGCGCTATCTATTAACCGGGTGTGGACTGGCCGGCGCCGTTGTGCTGATGTTGGCGGATACGCTGGCGCGCACGTTGCTGGCGACCGCGGAACTGCCGGTTGGCGTAGTTACCGCCACGCTGGGGGCGCCCTGGTTTATCTGGCTGCTGCTGCGCCATCAGGCGTAA